A window from Staphylococcus succinus encodes these proteins:
- a CDS encoding GW dipeptide domain-containing protein encodes MTTKKFNYKVPSIAALTLAGTALTTHHAQAADDIQDQSKNKNVLDDEHTLKQSQDIKSEVSKPTTNISGTQAYKDPSQVQLSNQESNSNYDAHLDELNSETSDQTSNDDTYNEENQNTEENTGTTQDTEQSQVEDDGNHSETSQQQDSDDVAVADTSDTDTDSTQNTEQSQVEDDGNHSETSQQQDSDDVAVADTSDSDAGSIQDTEQSQVEDNGNHSETSQQQDSDDVAVADTSDSDAENTQDTEQSQVDDNGKKDAQTTSTTQDSTVTKRDDVSQQDQQSENVKDTASQDVAEDTKEDEKSQDDIDTNDDAEAKSDDVSQQDQQSKDAKDTDSQDVAEDTKKEENSQDDIDTNDDAEAKSDDISQQDQQSKDAKDTTSNSDAAHAQDDSNQTQKDTDSQNVAEDTKEDEKSQDDIDTNDDAEAKSDDVSQQDQQSKDVKDTASNSDAAHTQDDSNQTQKDTDSQNVAEDTKEEEKPQDDIDTNDDAEAKSDDVSQQDQQSVAEKEDATVTTKEQNDTDDSTPKTAALASNTYSAQSAPKLRTATYSANNTNMQRSTAVKEATTTNTLAKYTPKVNSSINNYIRKNNFKAPNYEEDIASYLPKYNYRYGAPEGIVLHDTANDNSTITGEINYMKNNYNSAFVHAYVDGNRIIETADTDYLAWGAGPAANDRFIHVELVHTHDYESFARSINNYADYAATNLNYYGLAPNSAEYDGAGTVWTHQAVSNYLGGSDHSDPHGYLAAHNYSYDELYDLIYEKYLIKTGQAAAWGDTTTTPPKTGTVSVKSNNGVARINSKNDGLYTTVYDQNGKKTDKTNQTLKVTKSASLDNENFYLVSDYNKGNLIGWVHKDDVAYNTAKSVAKIDKTYKIKSGETLYSVPWGTSAQKVGTVSGKSTQTFKATKQQQIGKTNYIYGTVNKLSGWVSLSKLEGSNTTPSTDTDKLTVTNLTNQQGTVAQSNHGVYTSVYDKQGVQKSYVNGKTYKLSKKASLGTNDFYLITDNKTNTNLGWMQSGDIKVKAPAADKLTVTNLTNQQGTVAQSNHGVYTSVYDKQGVQKSYVNGKTYKLSKKASLGTNDFYLITDNKTNTNLGWMQSGDIKVKETATLAPTNKTVSVSKVGQLSNTNSGVKATVYDEKGKDASKLSGRTYTVTKQRTQGDNTYVLIQNTQKNTPIGWVNTKDINTRNLSKTTAKNGQYTIKATNNGLYAVPWGTKAQQLDSLKNTRNSKFNASKSVFVDKDEYLYGIVNNKTGWISAKDLNTLQEVNGTQSNQTANATNTSVTPEKFDYVIYNADGSYYTNPNSSEAAGSLTDFYEGIFSVYEKQVINGVTWYHGKLENGEVVWIKESDLIAELVKYYESGLTLDEAAALQKGLPTKPQIQHTPGKWEDANATEIKNAMDSNKLANDPTQKYQFLRLDKSQNISADDLNKLLVGKGILEGQGEAFSEAAKTNNINEVYLISHALLETGNGTSTLANGGDVINDEVVTDKQTKYYNMFGIGAVDRDPIKQGFITAKNNGWDSVKKAIIGGAGFIADSYINKGQNTLYKMRWNPENPGVHQYATDVAWASHNATRIKNFYDSMGKLGKYFDINTYKM; translated from the coding sequence ATGACTACTAAAAAGTTTAATTACAAGGTACCTTCCATTGCAGCACTTACATTAGCAGGTACAGCTTTGACAACTCATCACGCGCAAGCAGCAGACGATATACAAGATCAGTCTAAAAATAAAAATGTTTTAGATGATGAGCACACGCTTAAACAAAGTCAAGACATTAAATCTGAAGTGAGTAAACCAACTACCAACATTTCGGGTACACAAGCTTATAAAGACCCTTCCCAAGTACAACTATCAAATCAAGAAAGCAACTCAAATTACGATGCACATTTAGATGAATTGAATAGTGAAACTTCTGATCAAACTTCAAATGATGATACATATAATGAAGAAAATCAGAATACTGAAGAAAATACCGGTACTACTCAAGACACTGAGCAATCTCAAGTTGAAGATGATGGGAATCATTCTGAAACTTCACAACAACAAGATTCTGACGATGTTGCTGTTGCTGACACTTCTGATACTGATACTGACAGCACTCAAAATACTGAGCAATCTCAAGTTGAAGATGATGGGAATCATTCTGAAACTTCACAACAACAAGATTCTGACGATGTTGCTGTTGCTGACACTTCTGATTCAGATGCTGGCAGCATTCAAGACACTGAGCAATCACAAGTTGAAGATAATGGGAATCATTCTGAAACTTCACAGCAACAAGATTCTGACGATGTTGCTGTTGCTGACACTTCTGATTCAGATGCTGAAAACACTCAAGATACTGAGCAATCTCAAGTTGACGATAATGGGAAGAAAGATGCTCAAACTACTTCCACTACTCAAGATAGCACAGTAACGAAACGAGATGATGTATCACAACAAGATCAACAGTCTGAAAATGTTAAAGATACTGCTTCTCAAGACGTAGCTGAAGATACTAAAGAAGATGAAAAGTCTCAAGACGACATCGATACTAATGATGACGCCGAAGCTAAGTCTGACGATGTTTCACAACAAGATCAACAATCTAAAGACGCTAAAGATACTGACTCTCAAGACGTAGCTGAAGATACTAAAAAAGAGGAAAATTCTCAAGACGACATCGATACTAATGATGACGCCGAAGCTAAGTCTGATGATATTTCACAACAAGATCAACAGTCTAAAGACGCTAAAGATACTACTTCTAATTCTGATGCAGCTCATGCTCAAGATGACAGTAATCAAACTCAAAAAGACACTGACTCTCAAAACGTAGCTGAAGATACTAAAGAAGATGAAAAGTCTCAAGACGACATCGATACTAATGATGACGCCGAAGCTAAGTCTGATGATGTTTCACAACAAGATCAACAGTCTAAAGACGTTAAAGATACTGCTTCTAATTCTGATGCAGCTCATACTCAAGATGACAGTAATCAAACTCAAAAAGACACTGACTCTCAAAACGTAGCTGAAGATACTAAAGAAGAGGAAAAGCCTCAAGACGACATCGATACTAATGATGACGCCGAAGCTAAGTCTGACGATGTTTCACAACAAGATCAACAGTCTGTTGCAGAAAAAGAGGATGCAACAGTAACTACAAAAGAACAGAATGATACAGATGATAGTACGCCTAAAACTGCGGCTCTAGCATCAAATACGTATAGTGCACAAAGCGCACCTAAATTAAGAACAGCTACGTACAGTGCTAATAATACTAATATGCAACGTTCTACAGCAGTTAAAGAAGCAACAACAACTAACACCCTAGCAAAATATACACCTAAAGTGAATTCATCTATTAATAACTACATCCGTAAAAATAACTTTAAAGCGCCAAATTATGAAGAAGATATCGCTAGCTATTTGCCAAAATATAATTATCGTTATGGCGCACCTGAAGGAATTGTGTTGCATGATACTGCAAATGATAACTCAACTATTACTGGTGAAATTAATTACATGAAGAATAATTATAATAGTGCTTTTGTTCATGCCTACGTTGATGGTAATAGAATCATCGAAACAGCTGACACAGATTATCTTGCTTGGGGAGCTGGACCAGCTGCAAACGATCGCTTTATCCACGTTGAATTAGTGCATACGCATGATTATGAATCCTTTGCTCGTTCAATCAATAATTATGCAGACTATGCAGCAACTAATTTAAACTATTATGGACTTGCACCTAATAGCGCTGAATATGATGGCGCTGGAACAGTATGGACTCACCAAGCTGTTAGCAATTACTTAGGTGGCTCAGATCATAGTGATCCACATGGTTATTTAGCTGCACATAATTATAGTTACGATGAGCTATATGACCTTATTTATGAAAAATATTTAATTAAAACGGGTCAAGCAGCTGCTTGGGGAGATACAACGACTACCCCACCCAAAACGGGAACAGTATCCGTTAAATCTAATAATGGAGTAGCACGTATCAATAGTAAAAATGATGGTTTATACACTACTGTTTATGATCAAAACGGTAAAAAGACAGATAAAACAAACCAAACTTTAAAAGTTACAAAATCAGCTTCACTTGATAATGAAAATTTCTATTTAGTCTCTGACTATAATAAAGGAAACTTAATCGGTTGGGTTCACAAAGATGATGTTGCTTATAATACCGCTAAATCAGTAGCCAAAATCGACAAAACATACAAAATCAAATCTGGAGAAACCCTTTACAGCGTACCTTGGGGAACAAGTGCTCAAAAAGTTGGTACTGTTTCTGGCAAATCAACACAAACTTTTAAAGCAACAAAACAACAACAAATAGGTAAAACAAATTATATCTACGGCACTGTTAACAAGCTATCTGGCTGGGTAAGTTTGAGTAAATTAGAAGGTTCAAATACTACGCCATCAACAGATACAGATAAATTAACTGTAACTAACTTAACAAATCAACAAGGTACTGTTGCTCAATCTAACCATGGTGTATATACATCTGTTTATGACAAACAAGGTGTACAAAAATCATATGTAAATGGTAAAACTTATAAACTAAGTAAAAAAGCTAGCTTGGGTACTAACGATTTCTACTTAATTACAGACAATAAAACAAATACGAACCTAGGTTGGATGCAATCTGGTGATATTAAAGTTAAAGCGCCTGCAGCAGATAAATTAACTGTAACGAATTTAACAAATCAACAAGGTACTGTTGCTCAATCTAACCATGGTGTATATACATCTGTTTATGACAAACAAGGTGTACAAAAGTCATATGTAAATGGTAAAACTTATAAACTAAGTAAAAAAGCTAGCTTGGGTACTAACGATTTCTACTTAATTACAGACAATAAAACAAATACGAACCTAGGTTGGATGCAATCTGGTGATATTAAAGTTAAAGAAACTGCTACATTAGCTCCAACAAATAAAACTGTATCTGTTAGTAAGGTCGGCCAATTATCTAATACAAACTCTGGTGTTAAAGCTACCGTATATGATGAAAAAGGCAAAGATGCATCTAAACTATCTGGACGTACTTACACTGTAACTAAGCAACGTACACAAGGCGACAACACTTATGTTCTTATTCAAAACACACAAAAAAACACCCCTATTGGTTGGGTAAATACGAAAGATATCAATACTCGTAATTTAAGTAAAACAACAGCTAAAAATGGTCAATACACTATTAAAGCAACTAACAACGGTTTATATGCAGTACCTTGGGGTACTAAAGCACAACAGTTAGATTCATTAAAAAATACGAGAAACAGTAAATTCAACGCTTCTAAATCTGTTTTTGTTGATAAGGACGAATATCTCTATGGTATTGTAAACAACAAAACCGGTTGGATTTCTGCTAAAGATTTAAATACATTACAAGAAGTCAATGGAACTCAATCAAATCAAACGGCTAACGCAACAAACACTTCTGTTACACCAGAAAAATTTGATTACGTGATATATAATGCAGACGGTAGTTACTATACTAATCCTAATTCATCTGAAGCTGCTGGTTCACTCACAGATTTCTATGAAGGTATTTTCTCTGTCTATGAAAAACAAGTCATTAATGGTGTAACTTGGTATCATGGAAAATTAGAGAATGGTGAAGTAGTTTGGATTAAAGAGAGCGATTTAATTGCAGAATTAGTAAAATATTATGAATCTGGTTTGACATTGGATGAAGCGGCAGCACTTCAAAAAGGCTTACCAACCAAACCACAAATTCAACATACGCCAGGAAAATGGGAAGATGCTAATGCTACTGAAATCAAAAATGCAATGGATTCAAATAAACTAGCTAATGATCCTACACAAAAATACCAATTCTTACGTTTAGATAAATCTCAAAACATTTCTGCTGATGATTTAAATAAACTTTTAGTTGGTAAAGGTATATTAGAAGGCCAAGGCGAAGCTTTCAGTGAAGCTGCTAAAACGAATAATATAAATGAAGTATATTTAATCTCTCATGCTCTATTAGAAACTGGTAACGGTACTTCTACATTAGCTAATGGTGGAGATGTAATTAACGATGAAGTTGTCACAGATAAACAAACTAAATATTATAATATGTTTGGTATCGGAGCAGTTGATCGTGACCCAATTAAACAAGGTTTCATTACTGCTAAAAATAACGGCTGGGATTCTGTTAAAAAGGCAATCATAGGTGGTGCAGGATTTATCGCAGATTCATATATTAATAAAGGACAAAATACTCTTTATAAAATGCGTTGGAATCCTGAAAATCCAGGTGTACATCAATATGCAACGGATGTAGCATGGGCAAGCCATAATGCGACACGAATTAAGAATTTCTATGATTCAATGGGTAAACTAGGTAAATACTTTGATATTAACACTTATAAAATGTAA
- a CDS encoding MarR family transcriptional regulator, with translation MYKQLEQLITLTGNDLNLVSRRFGQRADLTSEQLEMLRILYHYETLSQYDLTMKINKEQSIVSRWIKKLSQMGYITSKQSNRDLRCNDLMVTEKTKVLVQQINEIRVALIEARCQNLTSEDIERLNELLHKLNVHQPYFQ, from the coding sequence ATGTATAAACAACTAGAACAATTAATTACTCTAACAGGTAACGATTTAAATTTAGTAAGTAGAAGATTTGGACAACGCGCTGATTTAACTTCAGAACAGTTAGAAATGTTGAGGATTTTATATCATTATGAAACTTTATCGCAATATGATTTAACCATGAAAATAAATAAAGAACAGTCGATTGTATCACGTTGGATTAAGAAATTAAGCCAAATGGGTTATATAACAAGTAAACAATCAAATAGAGATTTAAGATGTAATGATTTAATGGTTACTGAAAAGACAAAAGTGCTTGTCCAACAAATTAATGAAATTAGAGTAGCTTTAATAGAAGCACGGTGTCAAAACTTAACTTCAGAGGATATTGAGCGTTTAAACGAGTTGCTACATAAATTAAACGTACATCAGCCATATTTTCAATAA
- a CDS encoding acyltransferase family protein, with protein sequence MTHLKERDYFFDNAKAFLIFLVVLGHIMQPYTGSSKHLAALYLTIFSFHMPGFLFISGYFAKKAGQAGYLEKVSKKLLIPYVIFFGFFSFYYYFTGKEDSVQFDPFDPVFALWFLLTLFFFHVILVIVKDYKPYFVLPIAIIFSLFAGYSTNIDNYLSFSRTIMFFPIFYIGYLFNSHHIKMLKNKKFIPISIIVLVIFYVIYSIHPINSDWLFGDSPYMTLEGKQSFYSPLKRLLLYFIILVTLLSFLNLIPEKEKFFTYIGRRTMHVYLLHGLFIGILRGFKIYPFRDEITIFTYIYLIVLSCLIVYVLSTRFVSKWTNPIINLQPPSKFKE encoded by the coding sequence ATGACACATTTAAAGGAAAGAGATTACTTTTTCGACAACGCTAAAGCCTTTTTGATTTTTCTTGTTGTCTTGGGTCATATCATGCAACCTTATACAGGCTCGAGTAAACATTTAGCCGCGTTGTATTTAACAATATTTAGTTTCCATATGCCGGGATTTTTATTTATATCAGGCTATTTTGCTAAAAAGGCAGGCCAAGCTGGTTATTTAGAAAAAGTATCTAAAAAATTATTAATACCATACGTAATATTTTTTGGTTTTTTCTCATTTTATTACTATTTTACTGGCAAAGAAGATAGTGTTCAATTTGATCCGTTTGACCCAGTATTTGCCTTATGGTTCTTACTCACATTATTCTTTTTCCATGTAATATTAGTAATCGTTAAAGACTATAAACCTTATTTTGTACTGCCAATCGCGATCATCTTTTCATTATTCGCTGGCTATTCTACAAATATAGATAATTATTTAAGTTTTTCAAGAACGATTATGTTCTTCCCTATTTTTTATATAGGTTACTTATTTAATAGTCACCACATAAAAATGTTGAAAAATAAAAAGTTTATACCAATTTCTATTATCGTTTTAGTTATCTTTTATGTTATATATTCAATTCATCCCATTAATTCAGACTGGTTATTTGGTGATTCTCCATATATGACATTAGAAGGGAAACAAAGCTTTTATAGTCCTTTAAAGAGATTGTTACTTTACTTTATTATTTTAGTTACATTACTTTCTTTCTTGAATTTAATACCTGAAAAAGAGAAATTCTTTACTTATATAGGAAGAAGGACCATGCATGTTTATTTATTACATGGGCTGTTCATAGGTATATTACGTGGTTTTAAAATATATCCATTTAGAGATGAAATTACAATATTCACTTATATTTACCTTATTGTTTTATCCTGTTTAATTGTTTATGTTTTATCTACACGCTTTGTATCAAAATGGACAAATCCCATTATAAATTTGCAACCTCCTTCTAAATTCAAAGAATAA
- a CDS encoding aminotransferase class I/II-fold pyridoxal phosphate-dependent enzyme produces MKLTLNNNSKFLSAPSIRQFSNRMKNIDDCINLTIGQPDFPMPDVVKNAYINAIKEDKTSYSHNKGLIETRNAVSLYFEQRYGFKYSSEEIIITNGASEALDTALRSIINQGDEILIPGPVYAGYIPLIKTLGGIPVYIDTTVTDYKVTPDAIEAHITSKTKAILLNYPTNPTGVTLAYNEVYDLTEMLKTKEIFIISDEIYAENTFSGQHTSFAQFDSIRDQLLLVGGLSKSHSATGIRIGFLIGAEYLIEKLTFMHAYNCICANVPAQIACIAALNEGLEAPQYMNEAYIERRDYLIEKLEALGFELDAKPEGAFYIFPNIKKFTDNDFDFCVDVLEKAHVAMVPGSSFTDIGKGHIRISYAYELDALKEGMRRLEHYINKYYNL; encoded by the coding sequence ATGAAACTTACATTAAACAACAATTCGAAATTTTTAAGCGCACCAAGCATACGTCAATTTTCAAATCGTATGAAAAATATTGATGATTGCATCAATCTAACTATTGGTCAACCAGACTTTCCAATGCCAGATGTGGTAAAGAATGCATATATCAATGCAATTAAAGAAGATAAAACGAGTTATTCTCACAATAAAGGGTTAATTGAGACAAGAAATGCTGTCAGTCTGTATTTTGAGCAGCGCTATGGCTTTAAATATTCATCTGAGGAAATTATTATTACAAATGGTGCCAGTGAAGCACTAGACACTGCTTTAAGAAGTATCATTAATCAAGGCGATGAAATATTAATTCCTGGACCAGTTTATGCTGGATATATTCCTCTGATTAAAACCTTAGGCGGCATTCCTGTATATATAGATACTACTGTGACGGACTATAAAGTTACACCTGATGCTATAGAAGCTCATATAACTTCAAAAACTAAAGCAATACTACTCAACTATCCAACTAACCCTACCGGCGTTACATTAGCTTACAATGAAGTTTATGACCTTACAGAAATGTTGAAAACTAAAGAAATATTCATCATAAGTGATGAAATATATGCAGAAAATACTTTTTCTGGACAACATACTTCTTTTGCTCAGTTTGATAGTATACGAGATCAACTTTTACTTGTTGGTGGTCTTAGCAAATCACACTCAGCAACTGGTATACGTATCGGCTTTTTAATTGGCGCTGAGTATTTAATAGAGAAATTAACTTTTATGCATGCTTATAATTGCATTTGTGCCAATGTACCCGCACAAATTGCTTGTATTGCTGCCTTAAATGAAGGATTAGAAGCACCTCAATATATGAATGAAGCTTATATTGAACGTCGTGACTATTTAATCGAGAAATTAGAAGCATTGGGCTTTGAGTTAGATGCTAAACCTGAAGGGGCATTTTATATTTTCCCTAATATCAAGAAATTTACAGACAATGATTTTGATTTCTGCGTAGATGTACTTGAAAAGGCACATGTAGCCATGGTTCCTGGTTCATCCTTTACCGACATTGGCAAAGGACATATCCGTATTTCATATGCTTATGAACTTGATGCTTTAAAAGAAGGTATGCGTCGATTAGAGCACTATATCAACAAATACTACAATCTGTAA
- a CDS encoding MarR family winged helix-turn-helix transcriptional regulator — MTSNVYDQMKKELSYLFYITSKEVVNRFNRYLKQYDISFPNYIVLLYIENEKPIFIKTLCEELYLDSGTISPIIKRLEKKELINRIRAEDDERRVKVQLTEKGLNLKKNFSQISEDVLQQFDMEQDDSIAYYQILKKFADKNIYSKEQELSE, encoded by the coding sequence ATGACATCAAATGTTTATGACCAAATGAAAAAAGAGCTAAGCTACTTGTTTTATATTACAAGCAAGGAAGTTGTAAATCGATTCAATAGATATTTGAAACAATATGATATAAGTTTTCCTAATTACATCGTTTTGTTATATATCGAAAATGAAAAACCAATATTTATAAAGACTTTATGCGAAGAACTTTATTTAGACTCTGGTACAATCAGTCCTATCATAAAGCGTTTAGAGAAAAAAGAGCTTATAAATCGTATTAGAGCAGAAGATGATGAACGTAGAGTTAAAGTCCAATTAACAGAAAAGGGATTAAATCTGAAAAAGAATTTTAGTCAAATTTCGGAAGATGTACTACAACAATTTGATATGGAGCAAGATGATTCTATAGCGTATTATCAAATTTTAAAGAAATTTGCAGATAAAAATATTTATAGTAAAGAACAAGAATTAAGTGAGTAA
- the menB gene encoding 1,4-dihydroxy-2-naphthoyl-CoA synthase has protein sequence MTRQWETIREYDEIKYEFFEGIAKVTINRPEVRNAFTPKTVQEMIDAFSRARDDQRVSVIVLTGEGDKAFCSGGDQKVRGHGGYVGEDQIPRLNVLDLQRLIRVIPKPVIAMVRGYAVGGGNVLNVVCDLTIAADNAIFGQTGPKVGSFDAGYGSGYLARIVGHKKAREIWYLCRQYNAQEALDMGLVNTVVPLDQIEDETVQWCKEMMEHSPTALRFLKAAMNADTDGLAGLQQMAGDATLLYYTTDEAKEGRDAFKEKRDPDFDQFPKFP, from the coding sequence ATGACTAGACAGTGGGAAACAATTAGAGAATATGATGAAATTAAATATGAATTTTTCGAAGGTATTGCGAAAGTGACGATTAATCGTCCAGAAGTACGTAACGCATTTACACCAAAAACAGTACAAGAAATGATAGATGCATTTTCAAGAGCACGTGATGATCAACGCGTATCAGTTATTGTATTGACTGGTGAAGGCGATAAAGCATTCTGTTCTGGTGGAGATCAAAAAGTACGTGGCCATGGTGGTTATGTGGGTGAGGACCAAATTCCTCGTTTAAACGTCTTAGATTTACAAAGACTAATCCGTGTTATTCCTAAACCAGTTATAGCTATGGTAAGAGGCTATGCAGTTGGAGGCGGAAACGTATTAAATGTAGTATGTGACTTAACTATTGCTGCAGATAACGCTATATTCGGTCAAACTGGACCAAAAGTTGGTTCATTTGATGCGGGTTACGGTTCAGGCTACTTAGCACGTATAGTAGGACATAAAAAAGCACGTGAAATTTGGTACTTATGTCGTCAATATAATGCACAAGAAGCATTAGATATGGGCTTAGTGAATACTGTAGTACCATTAGATCAAATTGAAGATGAGACAGTGCAATGGTGTAAGGAAATGATGGAACATTCTCCTACAGCTTTAAGATTCTTAAAAGCTGCAATGAATGCTGATACAGATGGTTTAGCTGGCCTTCAACAAATGGCTGGAGACGCTACATTACTTTATTACACAACTGACGAGGCAAAAGAAGGACGCGATGCGTTTAAAGAAAAACGTGATCCTGATTTTGACCAATTCCCTAAATTCCCATAG
- the menH gene encoding 2-succinyl-6-hydroxy-2,4-cyclohexadiene-1-carboxylate synthase has translation MLHYRFHQAKIETPKLLVMLHGFISDQQAFDHHINNLSEEMNIVTIDLPGHGQDMSDMNETWNFTFINQQLDETLEALTTYQLFLHGYSMGGRVALHYAIYGNIKLNGLILESTSPGIEEQDVKIERQQIDYARAKVLEIAGLDIFVNDWEKLPLFYTQYDLDKETRKGIRDMRLRQDPERLAKALRDYGTGNMPNLWPEVANIDLPTCIMVGDLDAKFSKVGKRLESLIKKVELHEISNSGHTIHVEDAKEFDRIVIGFIHKEEQND, from the coding sequence ATGTTACATTATAGATTTCATCAAGCTAAGATTGAAACACCAAAATTATTAGTGATGCTCCATGGCTTTATTAGTGACCAACAAGCTTTTGATCATCATATTAATAATTTAAGCGAAGAAATGAATATTGTTACAATAGATTTACCTGGTCATGGCCAAGATATGTCAGATATGAACGAAACGTGGAACTTTACATTTATAAATCAACAATTAGATGAGACGTTAGAAGCTTTAACAACATATCAACTTTTTTTACATGGTTATTCTATGGGAGGAAGAGTTGCTTTACATTATGCCATTTATGGTAACATTAAATTGAATGGTCTTATATTGGAAAGTACTTCACCGGGTATAGAAGAACAAGATGTAAAGATAGAGAGACAACAAATTGATTATGCACGTGCGAAAGTATTAGAAATAGCAGGGTTAGATATATTTGTAAATGACTGGGAGAAATTACCTTTGTTCTATACCCAATATGATTTGGATAAAGAAACGAGAAAAGGCATTCGCGATATGAGATTACGTCAAGACCCAGAGCGTTTAGCTAAAGCACTACGTGATTATGGTACAGGAAACATGCCTAACTTATGGCCAGAAGTAGCCAACATAGACCTACCAACATGTATTATGGTAGGGGATTTAGACGCTAAATTTAGTAAAGTTGGTAAGCGACTTGAATCATTAATTAAAAAGGTAGAATTACATGAAATATCAAATAGTGGTCACACAATTCACGTGGAAGATGCTAAAGAATTTGATAGAATAGTAATAGGTTTTATTCATAAGGAGGAGCAAAATGACTAG